One window of Hyphomicrobiales bacterium genomic DNA carries:
- a CDS encoding D-alanyl-D-alanine carboxypeptidase, with amino-acid sequence MRLRSAGVLLVCALALIIGVLPAEAQFQTRAKFAFLMDLDTGAVLFQKNADELMSPASMSKLMTIAVVFKALKDGQLRPDDEFLMSEHAWRTGGAPSGAAAMFVTLNSREKLSELLQGLIVQSGNDAAIAIAEGMAGSEQAFAQLMIAYARRIGLTKSTFGNPTGLPHPDQLMTARELALLAAHVIQEYPDYYRYFSQRRYDYKRYKFVNRNPLLYLDIGVDGLKTGFIKESGYGLVASGVQDGRRLILVVNGLKTMQERKEEAQRLYEWGIKGFKEFRLFEQGEVVSEARVWGGDRFYVPLIGNGGVRVLLPRFSNSRSKLRARVVYTGPIKPPVRRGDQIAVLRVSASKDAESEVPLYAAEDVEQGSIFRRGFDSLLHLAFGWIL; translated from the coding sequence ATGCGGTTGCGGTCGGCGGGCGTGCTGCTGGTTTGCGCGCTGGCCTTGATCATTGGCGTCCTGCCGGCCGAGGCTCAGTTCCAGACCCGCGCCAAATTCGCATTCCTCATGGATCTCGATACCGGCGCGGTGCTCTTTCAAAAGAACGCCGACGAGCTCATGTCGCCCGCCAGCATGAGCAAGCTGATGACCATCGCGGTCGTCTTCAAGGCTCTGAAGGACGGCCAGCTGCGGCCGGACGACGAATTCCTCATGAGCGAGCATGCCTGGCGGACCGGTGGCGCGCCATCGGGGGCCGCGGCGATGTTCGTCACGCTCAACTCGCGCGAAAAGCTGTCGGAATTGCTCCAGGGGCTGATCGTTCAGTCGGGCAACGATGCCGCGATCGCCATTGCCGAAGGCATGGCCGGCAGCGAGCAGGCCTTTGCCCAGCTCATGATCGCCTATGCCCGCCGCATCGGGCTCACCAAATCGACGTTCGGCAATCCGACCGGACTTCCGCATCCCGATCAGCTCATGACAGCGCGTGAACTCGCGCTGCTGGCCGCGCACGTCATTCAGGAATATCCGGATTACTACCGATACTTCTCGCAGCGCCGCTACGACTACAAGAGATACAAGTTCGTCAATCGCAATCCGCTGCTCTATCTCGATATTGGCGTCGACGGACTGAAGACCGGCTTCATCAAGGAGTCGGGTTACGGGCTCGTGGCGTCCGGTGTTCAGGACGGGCGCCGCCTGATCCTCGTCGTCAATGGCCTCAAGACCATGCAGGAGCGCAAGGAGGAGGCCCAGCGGCTCTATGAATGGGGCATCAAGGGCTTCAAGGAATTCCGCCTCTTCGAGCAGGGTGAGGTGGTGAGCGAGGCGCGGGTCTGGGGCGGCGATCGCTTCTATGTGCCGCTCATCGGCAACGGCGGGGTCAGGGTGCTGCTGCCACGTTTTTCGAACAGCCGCAGCAAGCTACGCGCCCGGGTGGTCTACACCGGGCCGATCAAGCCGCCGGTGCGACGAGGCGATCAGATCGCCGTGCTGCGGGTTTCCGCCAGCAAGGATGCCGAGAGCGAGGTTCCGCTCTATGCCGCCGAGGACGTCGAGCAAGGCAGCATCTTCCGGCGCGGTTTCGACTCGCTGCTGCATCTGGCCTTTGGCTGGATTCTGTAG
- a CDS encoding DNA polymerase III subunit delta' codes for MSARRRKEADTEVDTVAEVDRLEGFPHPRETLVLHGHEPQEALLAEGFIAGHLHHAFLIAGPRGIGKATLAYRMARFVLAEPGERSAGGSGGGLAVDPDGRTTRQVRAMSHPGLMILRRAYDPQKKRTPSQIGVDEVRRLRGFMTQTAAAGCWRVVVVDAAEEMTVSAANALLKTLEEPPARSLFLIVTSAPGKLLATIHSRCRTLRLQPLAPEPLHQAVAAAVSSARAAGAAGGAIDVPDGAALQEIAELANGAPRRVLQLVAVDGMALYREISGLLEGLPRLDRSGLARLSERLAGSQNEASYNMALDLLAGAVAVAVRGAAAGTSAGDNRLALALSRHLGSPQKVAQWASLWETLQRERAEVDLLNLDRRSFILEAFLRIEAATRG; via the coding sequence ATGAGCGCCCGGCGGCGCAAGGAGGCCGATACCGAGGTCGATACGGTGGCCGAGGTCGACCGGCTCGAAGGGTTCCCGCACCCCCGGGAAACGCTGGTGCTGCACGGACACGAGCCCCAGGAAGCGCTGCTCGCCGAAGGCTTCATCGCCGGCCATCTCCACCATGCCTTCCTGATCGCCGGACCGCGCGGAATCGGCAAGGCAACTCTCGCCTACCGGATGGCCCGTTTCGTTCTGGCCGAGCCGGGCGAGCGCTCGGCGGGTGGTAGCGGTGGCGGCCTTGCCGTCGACCCCGATGGGCGAACGACCCGTCAGGTGCGGGCGATGTCCCATCCGGGGCTGATGATCCTGCGACGGGCCTACGATCCACAAAAAAAGCGCACGCCATCACAGATCGGGGTCGATGAAGTTCGCCGGCTGCGCGGCTTCATGACGCAGACCGCCGCCGCCGGGTGTTGGCGCGTCGTGGTGGTGGATGCGGCCGAGGAAATGACCGTCAGCGCCGCCAACGCCCTCCTGAAGACCCTCGAGGAGCCGCCGGCGCGCTCGCTCTTCCTCATCGTCACATCGGCACCCGGCAAGCTGCTGGCGACGATCCATTCGCGCTGCAGGACCTTGCGGCTCCAACCGCTCGCTCCCGAGCCGTTGCACCAGGCGGTTGCGGCGGCGGTATCCTCGGCAAGAGCCGCCGGGGCAGCGGGCGGCGCGATCGACGTACCGGACGGGGCGGCGCTCCAGGAGATCGCGGAACTGGCGAACGGTGCGCCGAGGCGCGTGCTGCAACTCGTCGCGGTCGACGGCATGGCCCTTTATCGCGAGATCAGCGGCCTCCTCGAAGGGTTGCCCCGGCTCGATCGAAGCGGGCTTGCGCGCCTTTCCGAGCGCCTCGCCGGCAGCCAGAACGAGGCGAGCTACAACATGGCGCTCGATCTTCTGGCGGGGGCGGTGGCCGTCGCGGTGCGGGGCGCCGCCGCCGGCACGTCGGCTGGCGACAATCGCCTCGCCCTCGCCCTCTCGCGACACCTCGGATCGCCGCAAAAGGTTGCGCAGTGGGCATCGCTGTGGGAAACACTCCAGCGCGAACGGGCCGAGGTCGATCTCCTCAATCTCGACCGTCGTTCCTTCATCCTGGAGGCGTTCCTGCGCATCGAGGCGGCAACGCGCGGCTGA
- a CDS encoding isochorismatase family protein, with the protein MTKPSTLLLVDWQTGLRETSYYGRRNNPLAEENAACLLSAWRERGWPVVHVRHASVTPGSPLEPHKPGFALEPFAEPRAGEAVITKSVNSAFIGTTLEERLRTAGQMDLVLTGVSSDHCVNTTARMAANLGFAVTIAHDACYAFDREGLNGERIPADTVHVVALASLDKEFAALASTGSLLAAIARDGGAR; encoded by the coding sequence ATGACCAAGCCGAGCACTCTGTTGCTGGTCGATTGGCAGACGGGCCTCAGGGAAACCTCCTATTACGGCCGGCGCAACAACCCACTCGCCGAGGAGAATGCGGCCTGTTTGCTCTCGGCGTGGCGCGAGCGAGGATGGCCCGTGGTGCACGTGCGCCACGCCAGCGTCACGCCCGGCTCGCCGCTCGAGCCGCACAAGCCCGGTTTCGCGCTGGAGCCGTTCGCGGAGCCGAGGGCTGGCGAGGCGGTCATCACGAAATCGGTCAATTCGGCGTTCATCGGCACCACGCTCGAGGAGCGTCTGCGGACCGCCGGACAGATGGACCTCGTCTTGACGGGCGTATCGAGTGACCACTGCGTCAACACGACGGCGAGGATGGCGGCCAATCTCGGTTTTGCCGTCACCATCGCCCACGACGCCTGCTATGCCTTCGATCGCGAGGGCCTCAATGGCGAGCGCATTCCGGCCGATACGGTGCACGTCGTGGCGCTCGCGAGCCTCGACAAGGAATTTGCGGCACTGGCCTCGACGGGATCGCTGCTTGCCGCGATCGCCCGCGATGGTGGCGCGCGATGA
- a CDS encoding thiol oxidoreductase has protein sequence MSWPRKNWLPRSLQMTRQSEQSGTAGARPRCAPVGPGSIRRLAPVILALVSAVGLALPEEVSGGDGPSFWPWLDPVRIERARLGRVVFEQEWVAAPGRDPNADGLGPLYNEGSCAACHNSSIEAEPALRLSSGAPGGGPHPVLGRQFQTRAIAGLEPEGRLLLSYETVPVAIGTTMSVTLRRPVARIASAEPPVDGVAPASLRMPRELDGIGLIELVSETAIARLADPGDADGDGISGRVRWVNGDDGERVAGRFGWKSDMASLEHQTADALSLDMGLSSSYRPDPAGDCTHLQLACRAVRDGRPETGGHEVSDGLVVLIADYLRALARLEPVRSAAEPPVNEAGAKTFAEIGCARCHVPKLESDGDAEVLDMPEIVIYSDLLLHDMGEGLAELAPANGTGGPTDDAPRPGEWRTAPLAGLSRRVAGDRDARLLHDGRARSIEEAVLWHGGEGAQSRSRYMELSSSRRAELIEYLSGL, from the coding sequence ATGTCATGGCCCCGCAAAAACTGGTTGCCGAGGTCTTTGCAAATGACGCGCCAAAGCGAGCAAAGCGGCACCGCTGGCGCGCGACCGCGATGTGCGCCGGTGGGTCCAGGATCGATCCGCCGGCTTGCCCCGGTCATTCTCGCGCTTGTTTCAGCTGTCGGCCTTGCTCTTCCGGAAGAGGTTTCGGGTGGTGACGGGCCGTCCTTCTGGCCCTGGCTCGATCCCGTGCGGATCGAGCGCGCGCGGCTCGGCCGTGTCGTTTTCGAGCAGGAATGGGTGGCGGCGCCCGGACGTGATCCGAACGCCGATGGCCTGGGGCCGCTCTACAACGAGGGCTCCTGCGCGGCTTGCCACAATTCCTCGATCGAGGCCGAGCCCGCACTGCGGCTCTCCTCGGGTGCGCCCGGTGGCGGGCCGCATCCGGTTCTCGGCCGGCAGTTCCAGACCCGGGCGATCGCGGGCTTGGAACCCGAGGGCCGCCTTCTGCTGTCATACGAAACAGTGCCCGTCGCAATTGGAACCACCATGAGCGTCACGCTCCGACGGCCGGTCGCCCGGATCGCGTCGGCTGAACCGCCCGTCGATGGCGTGGCACCGGCGTCACTGCGGATGCCCCGCGAACTCGACGGAATTGGTTTGATCGAATTGGTGAGCGAGACGGCCATCGCCCGGCTCGCCGATCCAGGGGATGCGGACGGGGACGGGATTTCAGGGCGCGTCCGCTGGGTGAACGGCGACGACGGTGAGCGGGTTGCCGGACGCTTCGGATGGAAATCCGACATGGCCAGCCTCGAGCATCAGACCGCCGACGCGCTCAGCCTCGACATGGGTTTGTCCAGCAGCTACAGACCCGATCCGGCGGGCGATTGCACGCATTTGCAGTTGGCATGCCGAGCAGTGCGCGACGGGCGTCCCGAAACCGGTGGTCACGAAGTCAGTGACGGGCTGGTAGTCCTGATCGCCGACTATCTGCGGGCGCTGGCGCGCTTGGAGCCTGTGAGAAGCGCGGCGGAGCCTCCGGTAAACGAAGCGGGCGCAAAAACCTTCGCGGAAATCGGATGCGCGCGTTGCCACGTACCCAAACTCGAGTCCGATGGCGACGCGGAGGTTCTCGACATGCCGGAAATCGTGATCTATTCCGACCTCCTGCTTCACGACATGGGTGAGGGACTCGCGGAATTGGCGCCGGCCAACGGCACCGGCGGGCCGACAGATGACGCGCCTCGCCCGGGTGAGTGGCGGACCGCGCCGCTCGCCGGCCTCTCGCGTCGGGTGGCGGGCGATCGGGACGCCCGGCTGCTGCACGATGGTCGGGCGCGCTCGATCGAGGAGGCCGTTCTCTGGCATGGTGGCGAGGGAGCACAAAGCCGGTCCCGCTACATGGAATTGTCATCAAGCAGGCGTGCCGAACTGATCGAGTATCTCTCGGGTCTGTGA
- a CDS encoding methionine--tRNA ligase: protein MGGRDPFYISTPIYYPNAEPHFGHAYTSIACDVLARFQRLDGRKVFYLTGTDEHGLKIKQSAEKEGITPQQLVDRVSRRFADLLAAFDISNDDFLRTSEPRHHASVQELWRRMAAAGDIYLDSYGGWYSVRQEAFFKESETTVGDDGVRREPLGSPVEWAEEKTYRFRLSRYQDRLLAYYDAHPDFILPPERRNEVVSFVKSGLEDLSISRASLDWGVPVPGDPEHVMYVWIDALTNYITGVGFPDETSETWRTFWPADVHVIGKDIVRFHAVYWPAFLMSAGIEPPRRVFAHGLLLSRGEKMSKSVGNVLDPFAMAKEFGVDQMRYFAMREVKFGQDGSYTKEVLVNRINADLANDLGNLAQRSLSMIAKNCGGRVPEPGPFQAADEALLAMADGMLPAAREALDRQAIHVYLETVWNVVGEANRYFAGQEPWALRKSDPARMASVLYVTAEVVRQIAVLAQPVVPASAGRLLDLLAQPAEARSFEALHPSRRLAPGTPIEKPVPVFPRYVEDEAAGGES from the coding sequence ATGGGCGGGCGCGATCCATTCTACATTTCTACGCCGATCTACTATCCGAACGCCGAGCCGCATTTCGGCCACGCCTATACGTCGATCGCCTGCGACGTGCTGGCCCGCTTTCAAAGGCTCGACGGTCGCAAGGTGTTCTACCTGACCGGTACCGACGAGCACGGCCTCAAGATCAAGCAGAGCGCCGAAAAGGAAGGCATCACACCACAACAGCTCGTCGACCGCGTGTCGCGGCGCTTTGCCGATCTGCTCGCGGCCTTCGACATTTCCAACGATGATTTTCTGCGCACCAGCGAGCCGCGTCACCATGCCTCGGTGCAGGAACTCTGGCGGCGCATGGCGGCGGCCGGCGACATCTACCTCGACAGTTACGGCGGCTGGTACTCGGTGCGCCAGGAGGCATTCTTCAAGGAGAGCGAGACGACGGTCGGCGACGACGGCGTCAGGCGCGAACCGCTCGGCTCGCCGGTGGAGTGGGCGGAAGAAAAAACGTACCGCTTCCGGCTGTCGCGCTACCAGGACCGGCTGCTCGCATACTACGACGCCCATCCGGATTTCATTCTCCCGCCCGAGCGGCGCAACGAGGTGGTGAGTTTCGTCAAGAGCGGGCTCGAGGATCTTTCGATCTCGCGTGCCTCGCTCGACTGGGGCGTGCCGGTCCCGGGCGATCCCGAGCACGTGATGTACGTATGGATCGACGCACTCACCAACTATATCACCGGGGTCGGATTTCCGGACGAGACGAGCGAAACCTGGCGAACTTTCTGGCCGGCGGACGTGCACGTCATCGGCAAGGACATCGTGCGGTTCCACGCGGTCTACTGGCCGGCGTTCCTGATGTCGGCCGGCATCGAGCCGCCGCGCCGGGTGTTCGCGCACGGACTTCTCCTCAGTCGTGGGGAAAAAATGTCCAAGTCGGTCGGCAACGTCCTCGATCCCTTCGCCATGGCGAAAGAGTTCGGTGTCGACCAGATGCGCTATTTCGCGATGCGCGAGGTCAAGTTCGGTCAGGACGGGAGCTATACCAAGGAGGTTCTGGTCAACCGCATCAACGCCGATCTCGCCAACGACCTCGGCAACCTCGCGCAGCGCTCGCTCTCGATGATCGCCAAGAACTGCGGCGGTCGGGTGCCGGAGCCGGGACCATTCCAGGCCGCCGACGAGGCGCTGCTGGCGATGGCGGATGGAATGCTGCCGGCGGCGCGCGAGGCCCTCGATCGCCAGGCGATCCACGTCTACCTCGAGACGGTGTGGAACGTGGTGGGCGAGGCGAACCGCTATTTCGCGGGCCAGGAGCCGTGGGCGCTGCGCAAGAGCGATCCAGCGCGCATGGCCAGCGTGCTCTACGTCACGGCGGAGGTCGTTCGCCAGATCGCCGTTCTCGCGCAACCGGTGGTGCCGGCGAGCGCCGGGCGGCTGCTCGATCTTCTGGCGCAACCGGCCGAGGCCCGCTCCTTCGAGGCGCTCCATCCTTCCCGGCGACTGGCTCCGGGAACCCCGATCGAAAAGCCCGTGCCCGTTTTCCCCCGCTATGTGGAGGACGAGGCCGCCGGCGGGGAGAGTTGA
- a CDS encoding queuosine precursor transporter, which produces MSGSAKAPRYLDVLAVAFVAVLLASNLVGPAKITEASLPLVGTITFSAAVLYFPLAYVIGDVLTEVYGFARARRVIWLGFAALGFALAMAWLVVALPPAGEWGDQGAYEKVFGTTWRIVLASMLAYAVGELVNSYVLARMKVATAGRHLYARTIGSSMVGQGFDTLIFFPVAFLGSGLIPDELIPAIMLVEYCIKVGIEAALTPVTYVVVGALKSAEGIDHYDTDTDFSPLPTA; this is translated from the coding sequence ATGAGCGGTTCTGCCAAGGCGCCCCGCTACCTCGACGTCCTCGCGGTCGCCTTCGTTGCCGTGCTGCTCGCCTCCAACCTCGTCGGTCCGGCCAAGATCACCGAGGCGAGCCTTCCGCTGGTCGGCACCATCACATTTTCGGCAGCCGTCCTCTATTTCCCCCTCGCCTACGTGATCGGCGACGTGCTGACGGAAGTCTACGGCTTTGCCAGGGCGCGCCGCGTCATTTGGCTCGGGTTCGCGGCGCTCGGCTTCGCACTCGCCATGGCGTGGCTGGTCGTCGCCCTTCCGCCGGCGGGCGAGTGGGGTGACCAGGGCGCCTATGAGAAGGTCTTCGGCACCACCTGGCGGATCGTGCTCGCCTCGATGCTCGCCTATGCGGTTGGCGAACTCGTCAATTCCTACGTGCTCGCGCGCATGAAAGTCGCGACGGCCGGCCGCCATCTCTATGCCCGGACGATCGGCTCGAGCATGGTCGGCCAGGGCTTCGACACGCTAATTTTCTTTCCCGTCGCCTTTCTCGGCTCCGGCCTCATCCCGGACGAGCTGATCCCGGCGATCATGCTGGTCGAATACTGCATCAAGGTCGGCATCGAAGCGGCACTGACGCCCGTCACCTATGTCGTCGTCGGGGCATTGAAGTCGGCCGAGGGGATCGACCACTACGACACGGACACGGATTTTTCGCCTCTGCCGACCGCCTGA
- a CDS encoding YchF/TatD family DNA exonuclease gives MLVDHHCHLDFGQFDEDRAAVIDRARAAGVAAMVSISTRIREHDRLLAMVAPLDGVYCSVGTHPHNADQELDIAVEEIVARAVHPKVVAIGEAGLDYYYDKAPRVAQEEGFRRHIEAARRTGLPLVIHSRDADDDMARILEEEMARGAFKAVLHCFTGGRDLAMRAVAIGLYVSFSGVLTFKTSEALRAIAAELPADRVLVETDAPYLAPHPLRGKRNEPAFVVHTAACLAEVRGVAVGEIERITTANFLSLYSKVGPESLVEASGR, from the coding sequence ATGCTGGTCGACCACCACTGCCATCTCGACTTTGGTCAGTTCGACGAGGATCGCGCCGCGGTGATCGACCGTGCGAGGGCGGCGGGTGTCGCGGCGATGGTGAGCATCTCGACGCGCATTCGAGAGCACGATCGGTTGCTGGCGATGGTCGCTCCCCTCGATGGGGTTTATTGCAGCGTCGGCACGCATCCGCACAACGCCGATCAGGAACTCGACATCGCGGTCGAGGAAATCGTCGCGCGCGCCGTGCATCCCAAGGTGGTCGCGATCGGCGAGGCGGGGCTGGACTACTATTACGACAAGGCGCCGCGGGTGGCCCAGGAGGAGGGTTTTCGCCGGCACATCGAGGCGGCGCGGCGCACTGGCCTGCCGCTCGTCATCCATTCGCGTGACGCCGACGACGACATGGCTCGCATCCTCGAGGAGGAAATGGCGCGCGGGGCCTTCAAGGCGGTCCTGCACTGTTTCACCGGCGGCCGGGATCTGGCGATGCGTGCCGTGGCGATCGGCCTCTATGTCTCCTTTTCCGGGGTTCTGACGTTCAAGACCAGCGAGGCGCTGCGGGCCATCGCCGCCGAACTGCCGGCCGACCGCGTACTGGTCGAGACCGACGCCCCCTACCTTGCGCCGCATCCGTTGAGGGGCAAGCGCAACGAGCCTGCGTTCGTCGTCCACACGGCCGCCTGCCTTGCCGAGGTCCGCGGCGTCGCGGTCGGGGAGATCGAGCGGATCACCACCGCGAACTTCCTTTCTCTCTATTCCAAGGTCGGGCCGGAGAGCCTCGTGGAGGCCAGCGGACGATGA
- a CDS encoding dTMP kinase — protein MDQPSEARLAAGAPAPVRGRFISLEGGEGAGKSTQQGLLTKRLEALGHAVTSTREPGGTPFADVARGLLLGADAPERVALADALVFSAARADHVARVIEPALAAGRWVICDRFIDSTRAYQGAAGGLAPGVIADLERISTGGLLPDLTIILDLAPEVGLGRARRRGEGEHPDRYEARDLAYHARLREAFRTIAANEPERCVVVAAEGEVADVAAAVWAVVEARLAP, from the coding sequence ATGGATCAACCCTCCGAGGCGCGGCTGGCGGCGGGCGCACCGGCACCGGTGCGCGGTCGCTTCATATCGCTCGAGGGCGGCGAAGGGGCCGGCAAATCGACCCAGCAGGGCCTGCTGACAAAACGCCTCGAGGCCCTTGGGCACGCCGTGACGTCGACCCGCGAGCCGGGCGGAACGCCCTTTGCCGATGTCGCGCGCGGCCTGCTTCTCGGTGCGGACGCGCCCGAGCGGGTGGCGCTCGCCGATGCCCTCGTTTTTTCGGCGGCGCGGGCCGATCACGTCGCGCGCGTCATCGAGCCGGCGCTGGCGGCGGGCCGCTGGGTGATCTGCGATCGCTTCATCGATTCGACCCGCGCTTATCAGGGCGCGGCGGGCGGGCTCGCTCCGGGCGTCATCGCCGACCTCGAGCGCATTTCGACCGGCGGCCTCCTGCCCGATCTCACCATCATCCTCGATCTCGCGCCCGAAGTGGGGCTCGGGCGTGCCCGCCGGCGCGGCGAGGGCGAGCACCCCGATCGCTACGAGGCACGGGACCTCGCCTATCATGCGCGATTGCGCGAGGCATTCCGCACGATCGCGGCAAATGAGCCGGAGCGCTGTGTCGTGGTCGCGGCCGAGGGCGAAGTGGCGGACGTCGCGGCGGCGGTCTGGGCCGTGGTCGAGGCGCGGCTCGCGCCATGA
- a CDS encoding H-NS histone family protein gives MLFSSDRACDQEKPRQGQGGETMAKVSIDSLSLAEMKALMAELPRAIASKESEERSQFIREMEKEAAQRGIDLGSIIPTKSGAYRQSKPVAPKYRNPENPSETWSGRGRTPRWLAALEAKGKKRAAFAIK, from the coding sequence ATGCTATTCAGCAGTGACCGGGCATGTGATCAGGAGAAGCCCCGACAAGGGCAAGGTGGAGAAACAATGGCAAAGGTGAGCATAGATTCCCTCTCTCTGGCGGAAATGAAGGCGCTGATGGCGGAGTTGCCGCGGGCAATCGCTTCCAAGGAAAGCGAGGAGCGCTCCCAGTTCATTCGGGAAATGGAAAAGGAAGCGGCGCAGCGCGGCATTGATCTCGGCTCCATTATCCCCACCAAGTCAGGGGCTTACAGGCAGTCCAAGCCGGTCGCGCCGAAGTACCGGAACCCCGAGAATCCGAGCGAGACGTGGTCAGGGCGTGGCCGTACGCCGCGTTGGCTGGCGGCGCTCGAGGCGAAGGGCAAGAAGCGGGCGGCATTCGCGATCAAATAG
- a CDS encoding MBL fold metallo-hydrolase, which translates to MTLKLTILGCGSSGGVPRIGNIWGACDPAEPRNRRLRCALLVQRYGERGVTTVLVDATPDLRQQLLTADVATVDGVLITHDHADHTHGLDDLRALAYNAKARVPVYMDAGTSESLTTRFGYCFAAPKGSAYPPILTERRIEAGTPIVIEGNGGKIEVLAFEQQHGDIRSLGFRFGRAAYSSDVSDLPQGSLEALEGLDLWVVDALRYTPHPSHFSLEEALAWIARVQPAKAVITHMHIDLDYGTLCRELPEGVVPAHDGMVLEVSEDVP; encoded by the coding sequence ATGACACTGAAGCTGACCATCCTCGGCTGCGGGTCCTCGGGAGGCGTGCCGCGGATCGGAAATATCTGGGGGGCGTGCGATCCGGCCGAACCGCGCAACCGGCGATTGCGCTGTGCGCTCCTCGTCCAGCGCTACGGCGAACGTGGCGTCACCACCGTGCTGGTCGATGCGACGCCCGACCTGCGCCAGCAGCTTCTGACGGCCGACGTGGCGACGGTGGATGGCGTTCTCATCACTCACGACCATGCCGATCACACCCACGGCCTCGATGATCTGAGAGCCCTCGCCTACAACGCCAAGGCCCGCGTTCCCGTCTACATGGATGCCGGAACGAGCGAAAGCCTGACGACCCGGTTCGGCTATTGCTTTGCCGCCCCCAAGGGAAGCGCTTATCCGCCGATCCTGACGGAGCGGCGGATCGAAGCGGGCACGCCGATCGTGATCGAGGGAAACGGCGGAAAAATCGAGGTCCTCGCCTTCGAACAGCAGCATGGCGATATCCGTTCCCTCGGCTTCCGGTTCGGTCGAGCCGCCTATTCGAGTGATGTCAGCGATCTGCCGCAGGGGTCGCTCGAGGCGCTGGAGGGGCTCGATCTCTGGGTGGTCGATGCGCTGCGCTACACGCCGCACCCCTCGCATTTCTCGCTCGAGGAGGCGCTTGCCTGGATCGCACGGGTGCAACCGGCCAAGGCCGTGATCACGCACATGCACATCGACCTCGATTATGGAACGCTCTGCCGCGAGCTGCCCGAGGGGGTCGTTCCGGCGCACGACGGGATGGTCCTGGAGGTGTCCGAGGACGTGCCGTGA
- the eutB gene encoding hydroxyectoine utilization dehydratase EutB: MESRFVTLCLADVLAARVRIAGTALRTPLIPSPALSRRAGAEVLLKLETTQPTGAFKLRGAANALAALGPDVAGVACSSTGNHGRAVAYAARAKGLRAAVFMSRLVPATKVEGIRALGAEVHIVGESQDEAQVDCERFCASEGFIDVSPFDDADVIAGQGTIGLELLEDRPDLETLVIPLSGGGLAGGIALAAKAIKPSIRIVGVTMDNGPAMYHSIRAGHPVEVVEMASLADSLGGGIGAVNQLTLALCRDLIDETVLVSEEEIYRAMQALYYEDRQVAEGGAAVGVAALLAGRVTLGPGPVGVVVSGRNVDMARFTRIVTGADVVLGDHIIAGRAYAPV; this comes from the coding sequence ATGGAGTCAAGATTCGTGACCCTCTGCCTCGCCGACGTCCTTGCCGCCCGTGTCCGCATTGCGGGAACCGCCTTGCGCACACCGCTCATTCCCTCGCCCGCGCTGTCGCGGAGGGCTGGCGCCGAGGTGCTCTTGAAGCTGGAGACGACGCAGCCGACCGGCGCCTTCAAGTTACGCGGCGCGGCCAATGCGCTCGCCGCGCTCGGGCCGGACGTGGCGGGCGTCGCCTGCTCCTCCACCGGCAACCACGGCCGCGCTGTCGCTTACGCCGCCCGCGCGAAGGGATTGCGGGCCGCCGTTTTCATGTCGCGCCTCGTGCCGGCGACCAAAGTGGAGGGGATCCGCGCGCTCGGCGCCGAGGTCCACATCGTCGGCGAAAGCCAGGACGAGGCGCAAGTCGACTGCGAGCGCTTCTGCGCCAGCGAGGGCTTCATCGACGTCTCGCCGTTCGACGATGCCGACGTCATCGCCGGTCAGGGCACCATCGGCCTGGAGTTGCTCGAGGACCGCCCCGACCTCGAAACATTGGTCATCCCGCTCTCGGGGGGCGGCCTTGCCGGCGGCATCGCGCTCGCGGCCAAGGCGATCAAGCCGTCCATCCGCATCGTCGGCGTCACCATGGACAACGGTCCGGCCATGTACCACTCGATCCGCGCCGGTCATCCGGTCGAAGTGGTCGAGATGGCGAGCCTCGCCGACAGTCTCGGGGGCGGCATCGGCGCGGTCAATCAGCTGACGCTCGCGCTCTGCCGTGACCTCATCGACGAGACGGTTCTGGTCTCGGAGGAAGAAATTTACCGCGCCATGCAGGCGCTCTATTACGAGGATCGCCAGGTGGCCGAAGGCGGGGCCGCGGTCGGGGTCGCCGCGCTCCTTGCTGGGCGCGTCACACTCGGACCGGGGCCCGTCGGCGTCGTCGTTTCGGGTCGCAACGTCGACATGGCGCGCTTTACCCGCATCGTCACGGGCGCCGACGTCGTGCTCGGCGACCACATCATCGCGGGGCGTGCCTACGCGCCAGTCTGA